A window of Mycolicibacterium holsaticum DSM 44478 = JCM 12374 genomic DNA:
AGCTCGGCATCATCGCCGCGTTGTACGGCGTGGTGCGAATCAGCCAGCGGCTGTTGGGTTCTGGGGACCGGCGCGTCGCGATGCTGTGGACGGCCGTCGGCATCTGGACCGAACCGTTGCGCAGCACATTCGACTACGGACAGATCAACGTGCTGCTGGTGTTGGCCGTGCTGTACGCGGTCTACAGCACGCGGTGGTGGCTGTCGGGGGTGCTGGTCGGTCTGGCGGCCGGGATGAAGCTGACGCCGGCCATCTCGGGGCTGTATTTCCTCGGTGCGCGACGGTGGGCGGCCGCGGTGTTCTCGGCCGTCGTCTTCGTTGCCACCGTGGGTGTTTCGGCGCTGGTGATCGGCGGGCCGACGCGGTACTACTTCACCGAACTTCTCGGCGACGCCGATCGTGTCGGGCCGATCGGGACGTCGTTCAACCAATCCTGGCGCGGCGGCATCTCGCGGATCCTCGGTCACGACGCGGGCTTGGGTCCTGCGGTGCTGATCGCGATCGCGGTGACGGCGGTGCTGGCGATCCTGGCGTGGCGGGCGATCGGCGGTGCGTCGGACCGGCTCGGCGCGATCCTCGTCGTGCAGTTGTTCGGGCTGCTGCTGTCGCCGATCTCGTGGACCCATCACTGGGTGTGGTTGATCCCGCTGATGATCTGGCTGCTGCACGGCCCGCTGGCCGACCGGCTGGGCGCGCGGATCCTGGGCTGGGGTTGGCTGGCGCTGAGCCTGGTCGGGGTGCCGTGGCTGTTGAGCTTCGCCCAGCCGACCATCTGGGTGATCCCCCGGCCGTGGTACCTGGCCTGGGCGGGCCTGGTTTACATCGTCGCGACGCTGGCGACGCTGGCGTGGATCGCGGCTAGTCGACGATCCCGTTGATCTCGCGGGCCATCTCGACGTCCTTGTCGGTGATGCCGCCTTCGGAATGGGTCACCAACGCGAAAGTCACTGTCCGCCAGCGGATGTCGATGTCGGGGTGATGATCTTTCTGCTCGGCTTTCTCGCCGACACGGCGCACCGCATCGATGCCGTCGAGGAATGCCGGGAATTTGATCGAGCGGCGCAGCGCCCCCTCGGCACGCTCCCAGCCGGGAAGGTCGGCCAGTGCGGCGTCCACTTGTTCGTCCGTTAACACAGCCATGGGTTTCTACGGTATACCGTCACGAGCAGTGTCGAACCAGAAGCCAACCCAGGTCGTCGTTGCAGGTGCGCTGATCTCCGGTGCGTCGCTGCTGGTCGCCCAGCGGGCCCGGCCGCCCGAACTGGCGGGGCTGTGGGAGCTGCCCGGCGGCAAGGTCGCCGCGGGCGAGACCGACGAAGCCGCGTTGGCCCGTGAACTGCGCGAGGAACTGGGTGTCGAGGTGACGGTTGGTGCGCGGCTGGGCGCAGACGTCGCCCTCAATGCGACGACGACGCTGCGGGCCTACCGCGTCACACAGACCGGCGGCACCCTGCATCCCAACGACCATCGTGCGTTGCGGTGGGTCGGCGTCGACGAACTCAACGGGGTGGCGTGGGTGCCCGCCGACCGGACGTGGCTCGCCGCGCTCAAGCAGGCGCTGACGCCGCTGCGGTGACCCCGCGCTGCGGGCGCGATCCGCGCGGCTTTGGTGTCCTGACCGCAGCGTCAACGCCTCGTCAGCTTCGCCGGGCCCGTTTGTGCACCTTCATCAGGTCTTTACCGCGCAGGCCGTGCCGTTCGGCCTTGCGCACCTTGGCGAGCACCACCGGGCAGCGTTTGCAGCGAGGTTTGCTGCGGCAGCACTTCTTCTTCGGTTTGAGGTCGGCGAACTTGCTGGCCTTCAAGTGAGCTGGCTCTCTCGTTTTCGCGATAGACGGTTTGCCCTGCGACAATGAACGACGTGAATTTTCGGAACGTCGCCATCGTGGCACACGTCGACCATGGCAAGACGACTCTGGTCGACGCGATGCTGCGGCAGTCGGGGGCATTGACGCATCGGGGCGACGACACCACCGAGCGCATCATGGACTCCGGTGACCTCGAGCGGGAAAAAGGCATCACGATCCTGGCCAAGAACACCGCCGTGCATCGCCACCACGACGACGGCTCCGTCACGATCATCAACGTCATCGACACCCCCGGCCACGCCGACTTCGGTGGCGAAGTCGAGCGCGGGCTGTCCATGGTCGACGGTGTGGTGCTGCTGGTCGACGCGTCCGAGGGGCCGCTACCGCAGACGCGGTTCGTGCTGCGCAAGGCGCTGGGCGCGCACCTTCCGGTCATCCTCGTGGTCAACAAGACCGATCGGCCCGACGCGCGCATCGCCGAGGTGGTCAGCGCCAGCCACGACCTGCTTCTCGACGTGGCCGACGACCTCGCCGCCAGCGACCCGGAAGCGCAGAAGGCCGCCGAACACGCGCTCGGCCTGCCCACGCTCTACGCGTCGGGTCGCGCCGGGGTGGCCAGCACCGTGGCACCGGCCGACGGACAGGTTCCCGACGGTCAGAACCTCGACCCGCTGTTCGACGTTCTGCTGGAACACATTCCGGCGCCGAGCGGGAATCCCGACGCGCCGCTGCAGGCGCTCGTCACCAACCTCGACGCGTCGGCGTTCCTCGGTCGCCTCGCACTGATCCGGGTCTACAACGGCCGGTTGCGCAAGGGCCAGACCGTGGCGTGGATGCGCCAGATCGACGGCGCGCCGGTCATCACCAACGCGAAGATCACCGAGCTGCTCGCCACCGTCGGCGTGGAACGCAGCCCTACCGACGAGGCCGTCGCCGGGGACATCGTCGCGGTCGCCGGGCTGCCCGAGATCATGATCGGCGACACGCTGGCCGACCCCGAGCACGCGCACGCGCTGCCGCGCATCACCGTCGACGAGCCGGCGATCTCGGTGACCATCGGCACCAATACGTCGCCGTTGGCGGGCAAGGTTTCCGGGCACAAGCTCACCGCGCGGATGGTGCGCAACCGGCTGGATCAGGAACTGGTCGGCAACGTGTCGATCCGCGTCGTCGACATCGGCCGACCCGACGCCTGGGAGGTGCAGGGCCGCGGTGAGCTGGCGTTGGCCATCTTGGTCGAGCAGATGCGCCGGGAGGGTTTCGAGCTGACCGTGGGCAAGCCGCAAGTGGTCACCAAGACGATCGACGGCAAGCTGCACGAGCCGTTCGAGGCGCTGACCATCGACTGTCCAGAGGAGTTCGTCGGCGCCATCACCCAGCTGATGGCCGCGCGCAAGGGCCGGATGGAGGAGATGGCCAACCACGCCGCGGGGTGGGTGCGGATGGACTTCATCGTGCCGAGCCGCGGGCTGATCGGGTTCCGCACCGACTTTCTCACTCTGACGCGCGGCACCGGGATCGCCAACGCGGTGTTCGACGGCTACCGGCCGTGGGCGGGGGAGATCCGCGCCAGGCACACCGGCTCGCTGGTCAGTGACCGGTCCGGGTCGATCACGCCGTTCGCGCTGATCCAACTCGCGGACCGCGGCCAGTTCTTCGTCGAACCCGGCGAGCCCACTTATGAGGGTCAGGTCGTCGGGATCAACCCGCGCGCAGAGGATCTCGACATCAACGTCACCCGGGAGAAGAAGCTGACGAACATGCGCTCGTCGACCGCTGACGTGATGGAAACCCTCGCCAAGCCAATCCAATTGGACCTCGAGCAGGCGATGGAGTTCTGTGGCTCCGACGAATGCGTCGAGGTCACACCGGAAGTCGTGCGGGTGCGCAAAGTCGAGCTCAACGCCGCCCAGCGGCTGCGGGCCAAGGCTCGCGCCAAAGCCCGCGGATAGCCGCGCTTACTCGTCTTCCGTCACCTGCCGCGCACTCGTCAGGTAGTTCGGTTCACTTTGTAGTGTGCTACCCGCCGAGCACGCCCGAGTCTGTCAGCTTGTCGAGCATGATCTTCGCCATCAGCTCAGCGCGTTTCACGCAAGACAATCGTGCCGCATCGGCGTCGCCCCGGCGGATGGCCGAGATCTCCTCTTCGTAGACGGGGCGGAAATCGGTCGAGCTGTCGGGATAATTCCAGAAACGGTTGGGCACAAAGCTCTGCAGCGCGCGGATCGCCGCCTGCAGGCGCGGCCCGGCGTACTCCTCGTTGAGGACGGTGCGATAAGCCCAACACGCGTCCTGGAACTGGACCGAATCCTGCGCCGCCTCGAAGACCCGCAGCGAGGAGTCGAGGTGCGCGAGGATTCGCGGGGTGGGGTTGGTCGCCGCCCGTCCCGTGACGATCCCGGTGAGGATGCCGTACAACTCGTGATGCTCGTGAATGGTCGCCTCGTCGAACCGCTCGACGAACGCGCCGCGGTGATAACGCGTCGTGAGTATTCCGTCGTGTTCGAGTTGCAAGATGGCTTCCTGAACCGGGATCCGGCTCAGGCCCAACTCCTTGGTGATCTCGGTGCGGTCGATCCGGTCCCCGGTCCGCAGCCGCCCGTTCAGGATCAAGTCGATGATGTGCTCAACGACCTGATCCTTTTCCTTCACCCCGTAGATCTTCGGCATTTTGACTCTTCCCCCCGCCGACCCCGATGTGCAAGTTTCTCATCGCCGGTGCGATCGTGAGGCCGCAACCTCACCGAAACTGGGGGCAGCCCCCGATGCCGATACCCTGAACACCGTGCCGGGACCCGTACGCGTCATTGCCGCGATGTTTGCGCTGGTCACGCTGTTGGGGGCCTGTACGGTCAGCCCGCCGCCGGCGCCACAGAGCACCGACACCACCGAGGTGGTGGCCCCGCCACCACCACGGCTGACCCAGATCATCCTGGCGATCGACTGGATCGGCCCGGGATTCAACCCGCATTTGCTCTCCGATCAGTCCCCGGTCAACGCCGCGATCAGCTCGCTGGTGCTGCCAAGTTCGTTTCGCCCGATTCCGGATCCGAAGACGCCGACGGGGTCGCGATGGGAACTCGACACGACCCTGCTGGACTCCGCACAGGTCACCAACGACGATCCGTTCACCGTCACCTACAAGATCCGCCCGGAGGCGTCCTGGACCGATAACGCCCCCATCGCCGCCGACGACTACTGGTATCTGTGGCGGCAGATGGTCAGCCATCCCGGCGTGGTCGACCCCGCCGGTTACGACCTGATCACCGGTGTGCAGTCGGTGGAGGGCGGCAAGACCGCGGTGGTGACGTTCTCCCAGCCGTATCCGGCGTGGCGCGAGTTGTTCAACGACATCCTGCCCGCCCACATCGTCAAGGACATCCCGGGTGGTTTCGCGGCGGGGCTGGCGCGGGCACTGCCCGTCACCGGCGGGCAGTTCCGCGTCGAGACCATCGACCCGCAACGCGACGAGATCCTGCTGGCGCGCAACGACCGTTACTGGGCTCAACCCGCCAAACCGGACCAGATCCTGTTGCGGCGCGGCGGCGACTCCGCGGCGCTGGCCGACTCGATCCGCAACGGCGACACCCAGGTGGCTCAGGTGCACGGCGGGGCGGCCGCGTTCGCACAACTGTCGGCGATCCCCGACGTGCGCACCGCCCGCATCGTCACCCCCCGCGTCATGCAGTTGACGCTGCGCGCCCAGCAGCCCGCGCTCGCCGATACCCAAGTGCGCAAAGCGATCCTGGGTCTGCTCGACGTCGACCTGCTGGCCTCGGTGGGCGCCGGTGACGACAACACGGTGACGCTGGCGCAGGCGCAGATCCGCTCGCCGTCCGATCCCGGCTACGTGCCCACCGCGCCGCCGGCGATGACGCAGGACGCGGCGCTGGAGTTGCTCTTCGACGCCGGGTACAAGCTCGAACCGCGCCAGACGGCCCCCGGCGTCCCAGCCCCCGAAGACGGCCGTGGCCTCATCACCAAGGACGGTGCGCCGCTGACCATGGTGCTCGGCGTGGCCGCCAACGATCCGACGTCGGTGGCCGTCGCCAACACCGCGGCCGACCAGCTGCGCAACGTGGGCATCACCGCATCGGTTTCGGCGCTGGACCCGGTGGTGCTCTACGGCGAGGCGCTGGCCAACAACCGCGTCGACGCCGTCATCGGCTGGCGGCAGGCCGGTGGCGATCTCGCGACCGCGCTGGCGTCGCGCTACGGTTGCCGCGCGCTCGAGGCCACCGCGGTGGCAACCAGCCCCACTGCCGCCACCTCGCCGGCACCGGCCCCGGCGGGCGAGCCGCCGGCGCCGCCGGCCGAGCCGCCTTCGATCACGCCGACCGCGACCACCACCTCGCCTGCCCCGGCGCCCGGATCCGGCGAGCTCGTGCAGGCGCCCAGCAATATCACCGGCATCTGCGATCGCAGCATCCAGCCCAAAATCGATGCGGGGCTGGACGGTACGGAGGACATCGCCGACGTGATCACCGCCGTCGAACCGCGGCTGTGGAACATGGCGACGGTGCTACCGATCCTGCAGGACACCACGATCGTCGCCGCCGGGCCCAGCGTGCGCAACGTCAGCCTGTCGGGTGCCGTACCGGTGGGCATCGTGGGCGACGCCGGCAACTGGGTAAAGACACCGCAGTAGTCTGGTCACCGCGGCCCGGTGGGCTTTCACGACCGGGCCGGCTGCTCGGCCGCGTGACGCTCGCGTAGAAGCCGCAACCCGTGGGCGGCGTAGGCGGCGATTGCGAACACGATCAGCAGCCAGTACGGCGGATGCGCCAACTCCCAGACGAACAGCGCGGCGAATCCCGGCGCACGCTGGGTGATGGCCAGGACACCGGCCGCGCAGGTCAACGACACTGCCGGCACGTCGATACTGGTGCCGGCCAAACCGTTGAGCGCAAGCACGACCACCGACCCGGCCGCCGCGCCGGTCGCCAGGGCGGGGGTGAGCATGCCGCCGACCGCGCCTGTTCGCAGGAACAGCGCTGTCAGAAGCGGCTTGAGTGCAAGGATCACCGCGGCCGAGCCCAACGTCAGGGAGCTGTTGACGCTCACCGTCAAGATGCTTCTGCCGTTGCCGGGCAGCTCCGGCCACCGAATCGAGCAGATCCCGATGACCAGCCCGGCCGCCGCGATTGCCGGGATCAGCAGCCAGGACCGCAGCGGACTGCGCGGACGAGCCGCTGCCATCACCTTGTCGAACGCCAAGCCCACCGCGGCCGCGAGCGGGGAGACCGCCAGCGCCAGGAACGCGAACAGGTACGACAGATCGGCGTCCGGCCAAGTCAGCGCATGCTCGAGATGAGTGACGGGCGCGGCCACCGCCACCGCGATGCTCGACGTGATCAGCGCGGTGCCCACCGCTCTGGGATGCCATGTCCCGAGCACGATCCTGGCCGAGAACACGGCGCCGCCCAGCGGCACGCTGTACACCGCGCCCAGTCCGGCGCCGGCAGCGCATGCCAGCAGGATTTCGCGGTCGCGCTGCGTCAAGGACAGCCGCTGCGTGCCGAAGTCACTCAGCGCAGCGGCCAATTGGCGTGGCGCGCCTTCGCGGCCCAGCGATGCGCCGGATCCGACGAGCAGCACCTGCAGCGCGGCGTCGATGGACAACGGCAGCCGGGGCAGCCGTCGTGGGCTGGCGATCGCCGCGGACAGCGACGGCACGTCGGCACGTCGCCGCAGCAGCCACCAGCCGAGTCCGGCCAGCGCGCCACCGATCGTCGGGCCCAGCGCACGCCGGACGGGGCTGCTGCCGCCAATACCGGTCAGCAGCGTGCCGAACGAGTAGTGGTAGGTGAGGTGTTCGACGCCGTGCAGCAACAGGGTGGTGGCGGCGCCCGCGGCACCGGCCAGCAGGCCGACGATGACGATCGCGCAGCCGAACTCCACGGTGCGCCGCGACACCAGGTGAATCTATGCCAGTCGCCGGCCGGGGCCGATGCGAACCGGCGGGCCGGATATGCCCGAAGCGCGCTCTGAGGCAGCGATGGCTGTTTGCTGGCTCATCTGTCCCGTGAGCGAGATTGTTTGCATAAGCAAAGGTGCCGGCGGTTGGCGGCCGCGTCGGGGCCACAGTTCTCGTTGCGGAATCATTTGCCCCCGACGGCGGGGAGGCGCGCCTGCCAGGCGCTGGACGGAGCCGGGTTCCACCGCACCGCGCGGTCTGGCAGGAGCGCCGATAGCGGTATACGTAGCAAATGTGATACAGGCGCGCCCGCGCGGTGAAAACTTTGCCGAAGCGAACAAAACAGGCCGTTGAATGCAAAATTTACTAAACCGTCAACAGTTAACTGACTTCCCGGTAGCTTGTTCTTGACATGGTTGACGTCTACGTAAAGGAGAAGCCATGCAGGGAGCCCTTCGCCCCTATGTGACCGCTGGGGTGGCGTTGGTTGGAGCCAGCGTGATCGCCGCCAGCCCGGTGGCGCCGCCGGTTCCGGATATGAAGGTTTCAGCAACGCCGAGCGTCAGCGCGGCGATGCAACTCACCGCGACGTCCAACCCGCTGATCGCGTTCTCACAGCTCTTCGGGAACACGGTGACCAATGCGACCGGGCTGTTCGAGCAGTTCCTCGCAACCCCGGCGCCGATCCTGTCGCAGGTGCTGGTCAATCAGGGGGCGAACGCCGAGCTGGTTCTCGCGACCGCGCAGCAGATCGGCGTGTTGCTTCCCGACCTGGTGGAGCAGATCGGAAATGATCTGCGTCAGGTGGGAGCGCAACTGGCCGACGGCGACATCGTCGGCGCGGGACAGACGCTGAACCAGATGCTGATCATCGCGGGCCTTCCGCTGCTTGGCCTCATCGGGCCGCCGCTGTCCATCTTGCAGAACACTACGCAGAACATCGCCAATATCTTCGCCGAGCTGCCGAACCAGGTGTTCCCGCTACTCTCGGCGCTGGTTCTGTCGCCGGTGAACTCGATCATCAACGGCGGAGCCGATATCGGCCAGACCATCCTGGACGCCGTTCGCGCCGGTGACTTCATCACCGCCGCCGGCGCGTTGATCAGCGCGCCCATCGTCATGACCGACGTGATCCTCAACGGCTTCAACGGCGTTCCGGGATTGCTGACCCCGCAACTGAATCCGTTCACCGCAGGACCTATCGGCGCATTGCTGGGCCTGCGCAACGTGATCGCGGACACGTTGCAGCCGATCGCCGTGCCCTCGGGCGCGGGGCTTGCGGCGAACCAGGCGCCCGAACCGGCGGCGAACGTCCTCACCCTCAAGCTCGACACTTCGGCGAAGAGCGCAGAGGTGGTCGGTGCGTCCTCGGTCGAGGTCGAAGACGACGGCACGAGCTCGGTGGCCGCCACCGGAGGCGCCGACGGGTCTGGCGCCGCAGCCGCGCTCGCCGAAGAAGCCGAGGCCGACGAGCAGAAGGCCGAGGAGCGGGAAGTCGAGGAAACTGCGACCCTCGACGGTTCGTCGGAGGAGGACGAAACCGGCCTCGAGGATGTTGACCAGACCGGCGAGAAGCCGGGCAGCGGAGAGGTGCGCGAGAGCCTGACGGCCACTCCTGGCCAGACCGGTCTGAGCACCGGCAGCGCGACCGGCGAGGGCACCGAGGCGTCCGAGCAGGACCAGGCGGGCGGCGCGGCCGACACCACTTCCGGCGACAACGACGGCGATGACGGCGGCGATGACGGCGGTGACGCCAGCAACGCCGACGGTGGCTCGGAGTCCGGTGGTTCGGGCGGCGACGAGTAGCCACGCACACGACACATTCGGTCCCCCTCCCGGTCGGCGGGAGGGGGAACCGACTTCGGCGGAGTACGGATTCCTGCGGCGGCCCCGCAGGGTCCGCTCCGTCGCTTTTGCGCCCACACTAGTTAGCCAGAACGTGGCGCAGCTAAGCCGAAGACAGCTTCTTATTTGGCTTCTCGGCTGATCACGCCCGAATCACAGGCGCGATGTAGCAAACAATAAAACTGACCTAAATGAGATCGTGCAGAAACGTACGGACGTAGCTGAACATGATCCGAACGACCAAAACACCTGTACATGACTGCGTCCGCACCAGACAGTGGATTGGCTGTCCGAGACAAACGCGACGGACCGCTCCGTTGCGGCGGCAAGCATGAAACGCGGCGCCGGCACCCGACTCGGGCCGCCGCGACAGGTGCCGGCTCGGTTTGCCGACGGGCGCCAGGCTCGGCGGCCGCGACCGGCCGAACCGTTGATCCGACCCACGATGCTGGCCCGATCACGGAGCCACCGGGCAAGCTAGTGGGAATGGAGACTCCGCGGCTGCTGTTCGTCCACGCCCATCCCGACGACGAGACCATCGCCACCGGCGCGACGATCGCCCACTACGTCGCCCGCGGAGCACAGGTCAGGGTCGTGACGTGCACGCTGGGAGAGGAAGGCGAGGTGATCGGCCAGCGGTGGGCGCAGCTCGCCGTCGACCAGGCCGACCAACTCGGCGGATTCCGCGTCGCCGAACTGACCGCGGCGCTGCGCGCGCTCGGCCTCGACGAACCCGTCTACCTCGGCGGTGCGGGCCGGTGGCGCGATTCCGGCATGGCGGGCACGCCGCGGCGACACCGGCAGCGGTTCATCGACGCGGATCCGCGCGAGGCCGTCGGCGAGTTGGTGGCGCACATCCGTGAGCTGCGCCCGCACGTCGTCGTCACCTACGACCCCCAAGGCGGATACGGCCACCCCGACCACATCCACACCCACGAGGTGACGATGGCCGCCGTCGCCGCGTCAGCGGGCTCCGACTATCCGGGCGAACCGTGGAGCGTGCCGAAGGTCTACTGGTCGGTGTTCGCGAAGTCCGCGATGACCGAGGGCCTGGCCGCGCTGGGCGACGCGCCGCCGGACTGGATCCGGGTGTCCGCCGACGACCTCGGGTTCGGATTCCCTGACGAGGACATCCACGCGGTCATCGATGTCGAGGAACAACTGGCCGCCAAGGTCGCCGCGCTGCGCGCGCACACCACCCAGGTCACGGTCGCACCCGACGGCCGATCGTTCGCGCTGTCGAACAACGTCGCGCTGCCGATCGGCGCGATCGAGCACTACATCCTTGCCGCGGGCACCGCCGGAGCGCGCGACGCCCGGGGCTGGGAAACCGATCTGCTCGCGGGGCTCAACGTTCGATAGCTGGGGGAGTACGCTGCCAACATCGGCGGCGCGTGAAAGGGACGGCACATGGACCAGGACCTCGATCCCAACCTGCAGCACTGGCAGGACCGGTTCGACAACTTCCAATGGGTGCTGGGTTCCATGGTCTCGCTGCTCGACAGCATTCCGACCTGACCGCACCAACCACCACCACCGGTTTTCTGCGGGTGGTGGTTCTGACGTTGCTTGCGCTCGACGGCGTGCTCTGCGCGATCGCTGCGGCGTTCTTCCTGCCCGTTCGGATCGGCTCGATTCCGTTTCCCGTCAGCGCACTCATCGCCGGCCTGGTCAACGCGGCGCTGGTGTGGGCAGCGCTGCACTGGACGTCAGCGCCGCGGGTTGCCGCGCTGCCACTGTGGACCTGGCTGGCCACGGTGGCCGTGCTGACCCTGGGCGGACCCGGTGACGACATCGTCTTCGGGGGCGCCGGGGCCATGGAGTACGCGGTGTTTCTGCTCCTCGTGCTCGGTGCGGTGCCGCCCGCGCTGGTG
This region includes:
- a CDS encoding mannosyltransferase; the protein is MDKVGRIDIETAPTPSRIAARVAAAAPVVLLLSIAARLAWTYLVPNGANFVDLHVYVGGAATLDGPGALYDYVYAEQTPDFPLPFTYPPFAAVVFFPLHLVPFGVVAFVWQLGIIAALYGVVRISQRLLGSGDRRVAMLWTAVGIWTEPLRSTFDYGQINVLLVLAVLYAVYSTRWWLSGVLVGLAAGMKLTPAISGLYFLGARRWAAAVFSAVVFVATVGVSALVIGGPTRYYFTELLGDADRVGPIGTSFNQSWRGGISRILGHDAGLGPAVLIAIAVTAVLAILAWRAIGGASDRLGAILVVQLFGLLLSPISWTHHWVWLIPLMIWLLHGPLADRLGARILGWGWLALSLVGVPWLLSFAQPTIWVIPRPWYLAWAGLVYIVATLATLAWIAASRRSR
- a CDS encoding GntR family transcriptional regulator encodes the protein MPKIYGVKEKDQVVEHIIDLILNGRLRTGDRIDRTEITKELGLSRIPVQEAILQLEHDGILTTRYHRGAFVERFDEATIHEHHELYGILTGIVTGRAATNPTPRILAHLDSSLRVFEAAQDSVQFQDACWAYRTVLNEEYAGPRLQAAIRALQSFVPNRFWNYPDSSTDFRPVYEEEISAIRRGDADAARLSCVKRAELMAKIMLDKLTDSGVLGG
- a CDS encoding (deoxy)nucleoside triphosphate pyrophosphohydrolase, yielding MSNQKPTQVVVAGALISGASLLVAQRARPPELAGLWELPGGKVAAGETDEAALARELREELGVEVTVGARLGADVALNATTTLRAYRVTQTGGTLHPNDHRALRWVGVDELNGVAWVPADRTWLAALKQALTPLR
- a CDS encoding chloride channel protein, producing MSRRTVEFGCAIVIVGLLAGAAGAATTLLLHGVEHLTYHYSFGTLLTGIGGSSPVRRALGPTIGGALAGLGWWLLRRRADVPSLSAAIASPRRLPRLPLSIDAALQVLLVGSGASLGREGAPRQLAAALSDFGTQRLSLTQRDREILLACAAGAGLGAVYSVPLGGAVFSARIVLGTWHPRAVGTALITSSIAVAVAAPVTHLEHALTWPDADLSYLFAFLALAVSPLAAAVGLAFDKVMAAARPRSPLRSWLLIPAIAAAGLVIGICSIRWPELPGNGRSILTVSVNSSLTLGSAAVILALKPLLTALFLRTGAVGGMLTPALATGAAAGSVVVLALNGLAGTSIDVPAVSLTCAAGVLAITQRAPGFAALFVWELAHPPYWLLIVFAIAAYAAHGLRLLRERHAAEQPARS
- the typA gene encoding translational GTPase TypA encodes the protein MNFRNVAIVAHVDHGKTTLVDAMLRQSGALTHRGDDTTERIMDSGDLEREKGITILAKNTAVHRHHDDGSVTIINVIDTPGHADFGGEVERGLSMVDGVVLLVDASEGPLPQTRFVLRKALGAHLPVILVVNKTDRPDARIAEVVSASHDLLLDVADDLAASDPEAQKAAEHALGLPTLYASGRAGVASTVAPADGQVPDGQNLDPLFDVLLEHIPAPSGNPDAPLQALVTNLDASAFLGRLALIRVYNGRLRKGQTVAWMRQIDGAPVITNAKITELLATVGVERSPTDEAVAGDIVAVAGLPEIMIGDTLADPEHAHALPRITVDEPAISVTIGTNTSPLAGKVSGHKLTARMVRNRLDQELVGNVSIRVVDIGRPDAWEVQGRGELALAILVEQMRREGFELTVGKPQVVTKTIDGKLHEPFEALTIDCPEEFVGAITQLMAARKGRMEEMANHAAGWVRMDFIVPSRGLIGFRTDFLTLTRGTGIANAVFDGYRPWAGEIRARHTGSLVSDRSGSITPFALIQLADRGQFFVEPGEPTYEGQVVGINPRAEDLDINVTREKKLTNMRSSTADVMETLAKPIQLDLEQAMEFCGSDECVEVTPEVVRVRKVELNAAQRLRAKARAKARG
- the mshB gene encoding N-acetyl-1-D-myo-inositol-2-amino-2-deoxy-alpha-D-glucopyranoside deacetylase encodes the protein METPRLLFVHAHPDDETIATGATIAHYVARGAQVRVVTCTLGEEGEVIGQRWAQLAVDQADQLGGFRVAELTAALRALGLDEPVYLGGAGRWRDSGMAGTPRRHRQRFIDADPREAVGELVAHIRELRPHVVVTYDPQGGYGHPDHIHTHEVTMAAVAASAGSDYPGEPWSVPKVYWSVFAKSAMTEGLAALGDAPPDWIRVSADDLGFGFPDEDIHAVIDVEEQLAAKVAALRAHTTQVTVAPDGRSFALSNNVALPIGAIEHYILAAGTAGARDARGWETDLLAGLNVR
- a CDS encoding 4a-hydroxytetrahydrobiopterin dehydratase; its protein translation is MAVLTDEQVDAALADLPGWERAEGALRRSIKFPAFLDGIDAVRRVGEKAEQKDHHPDIDIRWRTVTFALVTHSEGGITDKDVEMAREINGIVD
- a CDS encoding ABC transporter family substrate-binding protein, giving the protein MFALVTLLGACTVSPPPAPQSTDTTEVVAPPPPRLTQIILAIDWIGPGFNPHLLSDQSPVNAAISSLVLPSSFRPIPDPKTPTGSRWELDTTLLDSAQVTNDDPFTVTYKIRPEASWTDNAPIAADDYWYLWRQMVSHPGVVDPAGYDLITGVQSVEGGKTAVVTFSQPYPAWRELFNDILPAHIVKDIPGGFAAGLARALPVTGGQFRVETIDPQRDEILLARNDRYWAQPAKPDQILLRRGGDSAALADSIRNGDTQVAQVHGGAAAFAQLSAIPDVRTARIVTPRVMQLTLRAQQPALADTQVRKAILGLLDVDLLASVGAGDDNTVTLAQAQIRSPSDPGYVPTAPPAMTQDAALELLFDAGYKLEPRQTAPGVPAPEDGRGLITKDGAPLTMVLGVAANDPTSVAVANTAADQLRNVGITASVSALDPVVLYGEALANNRVDAVIGWRQAGGDLATALASRYGCRALEATAVATSPTAATSPAPAPAGEPPAPPAEPPSITPTATTTSPAPAPGSGELVQAPSNITGICDRSIQPKIDAGLDGTEDIADVITAVEPRLWNMATVLPILQDTTIVAAGPSVRNVSLSGAVPVGIVGDAGNWVKTPQ